One window of the Rufibacter radiotolerans genome contains the following:
- a CDS encoding SusC/RagA family TonB-linked outer membrane protein has translation MLALVTQVWAQERTVTGRVTDASTGEGMPGVTVQLKGTTIAAPTDVNGGYSINVPASGGILIFTFIGYTPQEIGVGSRTSINVRLVTDQQALSEVVVVGYGTQLKRDVTSSISQVKGEEIANLATPSFDQQLSGRAAGVVVQQPSGILGAPPTIRIRGVNSISGNNSPLIVIDGVPASSGNVGAFTSVNALADINPNDIESYEILKDGAATAIYGSRASNGVILITTKQGKQGQAKFNYDGWAGYSQATELHDLLNAEQFVEIQNEKYRNAGATSLPAVFDGTNTNWNDYVYRTAFQQSHTISASAGTERTKYYVSLGYSDQEGIAIANSLSRYSLRANLNQKVTNRLTWDVQAGLTHQENLGPLVGTNSLSGNTFAVIRMLPNVAVYNPNDPTGYNVDATTRSSLGRGANTITIANGIPNQMFVLENNLRKGKSYRFVGNTSLSANIVDNLTFKTLIGTDFSIVEDFNYTDPRHGDGLSSGGTLSQAYSPFYTWNWQNILSYNKSFNDAHNFDATLVAEYTKSRSSFIQASGTTLSDRFFNQNIQSGTLTTQQIFGDLEENGLASYLARVNYNFRGKYYLGASIRADGLSKLSPENRWGYFPGVSAAWRISEEDFFKGTGIVNYVSDVRIRGSYAEVGNSGIVSGNYGYLGSYGSVQYGGESGIAFSNTGNPLLRWETQKITDVGLDLGFLNGRVNFEFAYWKKDNDDIVLGAPTPPSLGVPNNLIYRNIGRMVNDGLEFSLSGNVIEGDKFTWNSSVNFSTQNNEVKELVEGQDIIGAYNIIRVGESFNSIYGYQYEGVNMANGNPIYRKADGSFVQGDINSNSYKVYNPNAPTDVSKTSSLSAGDKVILGSALPSWFGGFDNNFKYAGFDMNVFFRFSGGNYIMNRTRQDLLTMLFENNGTEILGRWQSVEKPGDGQTPRIRQGRSGIINTENEASSRFVESGDFLKLSNITLGYTVPKTFTEKYKIERVRVFAQLQNALTISGYKGLDPEMSSSIGVDYNTNPQQRVFSFGVNLGF, from the coding sequence ATGCTGGCACTTGTAACGCAAGTGTGGGCTCAGGAACGGACTGTAACAGGACGAGTGACGGATGCATCAACCGGCGAGGGAATGCCCGGGGTGACAGTCCAACTCAAAGGTACCACCATTGCCGCTCCAACGGATGTAAACGGTGGTTACTCTATTAATGTGCCGGCTTCGGGCGGTATTTTGATTTTTACCTTTATAGGGTATACCCCTCAGGAAATTGGGGTAGGAAGCCGTACTAGCATTAATGTAAGATTGGTAACAGACCAACAGGCGTTAAGCGAAGTAGTGGTAGTGGGCTATGGTACCCAACTGAAGAGAGATGTGACCAGCTCCATTTCCCAGGTGAAAGGCGAGGAAATTGCCAACCTGGCTACTCCTAGCTTTGACCAGCAATTGTCTGGCCGTGCGGCAGGGGTAGTGGTTCAGCAGCCTTCCGGTATCCTGGGCGCTCCTCCAACCATCAGAATCAGAGGGGTGAACTCTATCTCAGGAAACAACTCTCCGTTGATCGTGATTGACGGGGTGCCTGCTTCTTCTGGTAACGTGGGTGCTTTTACCAGCGTGAACGCCCTGGCAGACATCAACCCTAATGACATTGAGTCTTATGAGATTCTGAAAGACGGTGCCGCTACCGCTATCTATGGCTCACGCGCTTCTAATGGGGTTATTCTTATTACTACCAAACAAGGAAAGCAAGGCCAAGCTAAATTCAACTATGACGGCTGGGCCGGATATTCTCAGGCTACAGAGTTGCATGACTTGTTGAACGCTGAGCAATTTGTTGAAATCCAGAATGAGAAATACAGAAACGCAGGGGCTACTTCTTTGCCAGCGGTATTTGATGGTACCAACACTAACTGGAATGACTATGTATATAGAACAGCCTTCCAGCAAAGCCACACCATTTCTGCCAGTGCAGGTACAGAAAGAACCAAATACTATGTGTCTTTAGGTTACAGCGACCAGGAAGGTATTGCTATCGCGAACAGCTTGTCACGTTATTCATTGAGAGCCAACCTGAACCAGAAAGTAACCAACAGACTTACCTGGGATGTACAGGCTGGTCTTACCCATCAGGAAAACTTAGGCCCATTGGTGGGCACTAACAGCTTGTCTGGTAATACATTTGCGGTTATCCGTATGTTGCCTAACGTAGCGGTTTACAACCCCAATGACCCAACCGGGTACAATGTAGACGCAACTACCCGTAGTTCACTAGGTAGAGGTGCAAATACTATCACTATCGCCAATGGTATTCCAAACCAGATGTTTGTGTTGGAGAACAACCTCAGAAAAGGAAAGTCCTACCGTTTTGTAGGGAATACTTCTTTGAGCGCAAACATTGTTGATAACCTTACCTTTAAGACGTTAATTGGTACAGACTTCAGTATAGTAGAGGATTTTAACTACACTGACCCACGCCATGGTGACGGTCTTTCTTCCGGAGGCACCTTGTCTCAGGCCTATAGCCCGTTCTATACCTGGAACTGGCAGAACATTTTGTCTTACAACAAGTCTTTCAATGATGCTCACAATTTTGATGCAACATTGGTAGCTGAATATACCAAGAGCCGCTCTTCTTTCATCCAGGCTTCAGGAACTACTTTGTCAGACAGATTCTTCAACCAGAACATTCAGTCCGGAACCTTGACTACCCAGCAGATCTTTGGTGACCTGGAAGAAAACGGTTTAGCTTCTTACTTAGCCCGTGTAAACTATAACTTCAGAGGTAAGTACTACTTAGGAGCTTCTATCAGAGCAGATGGTCTTTCTAAATTATCTCCTGAAAACCGCTGGGGTTATTTCCCTGGGGTTTCGGCGGCCTGGAGAATCTCTGAAGAAGACTTCTTCAAAGGAACTGGTATTGTAAACTACGTGAGTGATGTTAGAATTAGAGGTAGCTACGCTGAAGTAGGGAACAGCGGTATTGTGAGTGGTAATTATGGTTACCTGGGTAGCTATGGTTCTGTACAATACGGTGGTGAAAGTGGCATTGCCTTCAGCAACACTGGTAACCCACTATTAAGATGGGAAACGCAGAAGATCACTGACGTTGGTTTAGACCTGGGCTTTTTGAATGGCCGCGTGAACTTTGAGTTTGCCTACTGGAAAAAAGACAATGATGACATTGTTTTAGGTGCTCCAACTCCTCCTTCACTGGGCGTGCCTAACAACCTTATCTACAGAAATATTGGTAGAATGGTGAATGATGGTTTAGAGTTCTCTTTAAGCGGAAATGTGATTGAAGGTGACAAGTTTACCTGGAACTCAAGTGTGAACTTCTCTACCCAGAACAATGAGGTGAAAGAGTTGGTAGAGGGACAAGACATTATTGGCGCATATAACATCATCAGAGTAGGGGAGTCATTCAACTCTATCTATGGGTACCAATACGAAGGGGTGAACATGGCCAATGGTAATCCTATCTACAGAAAAGCTGATGGTTCTTTTGTGCAGGGTGACATTAACAGCAACTCTTACAAAGTGTACAATCCAAATGCTCCAACAGATGTTTCTAAAACCTCTTCTTTGAGCGCCGGTGATAAAGTGATTTTGGGAAGCGCCTTGCCATCCTGGTTTGGTGGTTTTGACAATAACTTTAAGTACGCTGGTTTTGATATGAATGTGTTCTTCCGGTTCTCTGGCGGTAACTACATCATGAACCGTACCCGTCAGGACCTGTTGACTATGTTGTTTGAGAACAACGGTACTGAGATCTTGGGCAGATGGCAAAGTGTGGAGAAGCCTGGTGATGGTCAGACTCCAAGAATCAGACAAGGTAGATCTGGCATCATCAACACTGAGAACGAAGCTTCTTCCAGATTTGTGGAAAGCGGTGATTTCCTGAAGTTGAGCAATATTACCCTGGGGTATACAGTTCCTAAAACCTTCACTGAGAAATACAAGATTGAGAGAGTAAGAGTATTTGCCCAGCTCCAGAATGCATTGACCATCTCTGGTTATAAAGGCTTAGACCCTGAAATGTCTTCTTCTATTGGTGTTGATTACAATACCAACCCTCAGCAGAGAGTGTTCTCTTTTGGTGTAAACCTTGGGTTTTAA
- a CDS encoding RagB/SusD family nutrient uptake outer membrane protein, with protein sequence MGFNFLRFKFFKMKNQFIKNVVKVALVAPLFSLSFMMTSCEEEVMELNAPDRVTELGAFESAARIQLAMNGVYDAAQSGFYLGGAVRGYPFGAANVEQGDTRGEDMLNMEAFYQITYENLYNASTANNQYMWETLYALINKANVTIEGVQGAATAGVITKQVADEYVAECLFLRALAHHELITHFARPYNHTADASHLGVPVRITAVNTPARVDEAKTQGRNSVKQVYDQILMDLNTAETTLPATRATFQITKVTKGAAIALKTRVLLHKRDYTGVITEATKIVSGDVPPFTSPIGGYRLTAEPTGPFGAGNKNNTESIFSMLNSATDNSSTNGALPQMYGSAPNRALVAISPVIWNQSFWPVADKRRTLLTDVSTNNFRYTTKYNGDKVTWGDNTPIIRYAEVLLNMSEAIARTAGATPKAIALLNAVRGRSTTEVFTAGTPQELIQAIVNERRIEFLAEGLRWKDIHRLAVEGLYVYKGIPAKVTKGNTLPSDYVAASGTVRAGAFAVAALPYDDFRFVWPLPASETSANPVLAKQQNPNY encoded by the coding sequence TTGGGTTTTAATTTTTTAAGATTTAAATTTTTCAAAATGAAAAATCAGTTTATAAAGAATGTGGTGAAAGTAGCGTTAGTAGCTCCTTTATTTTCACTGTCATTCATGATGACCTCATGTGAGGAAGAAGTGATGGAGCTCAATGCTCCTGACAGGGTAACTGAATTAGGCGCTTTTGAATCAGCGGCCAGAATTCAGTTGGCCATGAATGGGGTGTATGATGCGGCCCAAAGTGGTTTCTATTTAGGTGGCGCCGTAAGAGGATATCCTTTTGGGGCAGCAAATGTAGAGCAGGGTGATACACGGGGGGAAGATATGCTGAACATGGAAGCATTCTACCAGATCACCTATGAGAACCTTTATAATGCCTCTACTGCCAACAACCAGTACATGTGGGAAACCCTGTACGCGCTTATCAACAAAGCAAACGTTACCATAGAGGGAGTGCAAGGTGCCGCCACTGCCGGTGTAATCACCAAGCAGGTGGCAGATGAGTACGTGGCAGAATGCCTTTTCCTGAGAGCGTTGGCACACCATGAGTTGATAACCCATTTTGCGCGTCCATATAACCACACGGCTGATGCTTCTCACCTTGGGGTTCCTGTGAGAATTACGGCTGTTAACACCCCGGCCCGTGTAGATGAAGCGAAAACCCAGGGACGTAACTCTGTAAAGCAGGTATATGATCAAATCTTAATGGATTTAAATACTGCAGAAACTACTTTGCCAGCCACCAGAGCCACTTTCCAGATTACTAAAGTGACTAAAGGAGCTGCCATTGCCCTTAAAACCAGAGTATTATTGCATAAACGTGATTATACTGGTGTAATCACGGAGGCTACCAAAATTGTGTCAGGAGATGTGCCGCCATTTACCAGCCCAATTGGCGGATATAGATTGACCGCAGAGCCTACAGGGCCATTTGGAGCAGGAAACAAGAATAACACGGAGTCTATCTTCTCTATGCTTAATTCTGCTACTGACAACTCTTCTACCAACGGTGCCTTACCGCAAATGTATGGTTCGGCGCCTAACCGTGCCCTGGTTGCAATTAGCCCAGTTATCTGGAATCAAAGCTTTTGGCCGGTGGCTGACAAAAGAAGAACTTTGTTGACAGATGTAAGCACCAATAATTTTAGGTATACCACCAAATACAATGGTGATAAAGTAACATGGGGCGATAATACACCTATCATTAGATATGCTGAAGTATTGTTAAACATGTCTGAGGCTATTGCCCGTACCGCTGGTGCCACGCCTAAAGCTATTGCCCTGTTGAACGCTGTAAGAGGTAGGTCTACTACAGAAGTGTTTACTGCAGGTACTCCACAGGAATTAATTCAGGCTATTGTGAATGAGCGCAGAATTGAGTTCCTGGCTGAAGGGCTAAGATGGAAAGATATTCACCGTCTGGCAGTAGAAGGATTATATGTATACAAAGGTATTCCTGCTAAAGTAACTAAAGGAAACACTTTGCCTTCTGACTATGTGGCGGCAAGCGGGACTGTAAGAGCCGGTGCATTTGCTGTGGCAGCCCTGCCGTATGATGATTTTAGATTCGTATGGCCGCTTCCAGCCTCAGAGACATCTGCTAATCCGGTTTTAGCAAAGCAGCAAAACCCTAACTACTAG
- a CDS encoding SusC/RagA family TonB-linked outer membrane protein, which yields MKKALLFSFVLMLALVTQVWAQTRTVTGRVTDASTGEGMPGVTVQLKGTSTAAPTDVNGAYSINVPNAGGTLVFSFLGYSNQEINIGSKSVVDVKLGQNTETINEVVVVGYGTKTREDLSSSVAVVGAKEIESKPVPSVDQLLQGRAAGVQVTAANGKPGANAYIRIRGTGSINAGNQPLLVVNNVQIPDNMRDQFFNSINANDIESISVLKDAAAASIYGARGSNGVVVITTKSGAKSEGTLTYRFQTGVNRKTPDNFDMMNSAQKLQYEYDLGFTNPYINTYFAANRGTYPVGTTITSLTPAQRETVWGVIAAQDHDWQDDILQDGKIQQHELSFGGSTGKTSYYFSLQKFDQEGIVIGNEFNRYSSTLNISTEIKPWLTVGNSLNIGHTKSNETRDRNNVQNPFRAMYVYNPYEPVFNANGTYNPTHQGVNIIQYMQTEPELQKNLTGLNAFNVDVHPIDGLHLTSRIGLTLRDYTRESFSQPGGALDPIVGDPAAPGSKTDNGSKEFYYSWTNQARYDFSLAQDHNIGVMALQEFQKSDFSSYSLQKKGFASADLTTQDNGASNLGNNTTSKSIWTLYSLAGSAEYNFQRRYFLTGSIRRDGSSRFGENNKYGTFWSTSASWLMSQESFLQGYDWLTLLKLRASIGTVGNFSGISNYQSLGLYSFGRYGGALTSFPSQIANPDLTWESKLKRNVGLDMEFFKSRVALSLDYYNEYTDDLLLDQPVSRTTGFASVTRNIGAISNKGLEASLNVDILRTADFTWSFNGNITYNRNRVEELNEGQEEIVDANTGINVYRPGHAYSTFKLVRWAGVDPATGEAQFYNKNGEITKTYLASDAVVLDGKSSNPDYYGGFGTSLKYKGVDLSAQVNYTVGGYTYNGIMATLVSWGPSRAQNLSTDAFNYWRQPGDNTFLPKASASNTTRTTDQYLQDASFLRLRNVTLGYTVPASLINKIKVKSLRVYVQGQNLLTYIPNYFGDPEVGTGSAESGLFIPGQYSLYSYPTTRQFTFGLDLSF from the coding sequence ATGAAGAAAGCTTTACTTTTCAGCTTCGTTCTGATGCTGGCACTTGTTACGCAAGTGTGGGCGCAGACACGGACTGTAACAGGACGAGTGACGGATGCATCAACCGGCGAGGGAATGCCCGGGGTGACAGTCCAGCTCAAAGGAACCAGCACCGCCGCTCCAACGGATGTAAACGGTGCCTATTCGATCAATGTCCCCAATGCGGGCGGAACTTTAGTTTTCTCTTTCCTGGGTTATTCTAACCAGGAAATTAATATTGGAAGTAAATCTGTAGTAGACGTTAAACTGGGGCAGAATACTGAAACTATCAATGAGGTAGTGGTGGTAGGTTATGGCACCAAGACCAGAGAAGATTTATCTTCCTCGGTTGCCGTGGTAGGTGCCAAAGAGATTGAGTCTAAGCCGGTTCCTTCTGTTGACCAATTGTTGCAAGGTAGAGCGGCAGGGGTACAGGTTACCGCAGCAAACGGTAAGCCTGGCGCTAACGCCTACATCCGGATCAGGGGAACAGGTTCTATCAATGCCGGTAACCAGCCTTTGTTGGTGGTGAACAACGTGCAGATCCCTGATAACATGAGAGATCAGTTCTTTAACTCTATTAACGCCAATGATATTGAAAGCATATCTGTACTGAAAGATGCTGCGGCAGCGTCCATTTATGGAGCCAGAGGTTCAAATGGGGTAGTGGTGATCACCACTAAGAGTGGCGCTAAGTCTGAAGGAACGCTTACCTATCGTTTTCAAACAGGGGTTAATAGAAAGACACCTGATAATTTTGATATGATGAATTCTGCTCAGAAGTTACAGTATGAGTATGATTTAGGCTTTACCAATCCTTACATAAACACTTACTTCGCGGCAAACAGAGGCACTTATCCGGTTGGTACCACTATCACTAGTTTAACTCCGGCCCAACGTGAAACTGTTTGGGGCGTAATTGCTGCCCAGGACCATGATTGGCAGGATGATATTCTCCAAGACGGCAAAATTCAACAGCATGAATTGTCTTTTGGAGGAAGCACCGGGAAGACCAGCTACTATTTCTCTTTGCAGAAATTTGATCAGGAGGGTATTGTGATCGGGAACGAGTTTAACCGTTATTCCAGCACCTTAAATATCAGTACTGAAATTAAACCTTGGCTAACTGTAGGCAACTCATTAAACATTGGGCATACCAAGTCTAATGAAACCAGGGACAGGAACAACGTTCAAAACCCTTTCCGGGCCATGTATGTGTACAATCCATATGAGCCGGTTTTCAACGCCAATGGTACCTACAACCCTACCCATCAGGGGGTAAACATTATTCAATACATGCAAACAGAGCCTGAATTGCAGAAGAACCTTACCGGCCTGAATGCATTTAACGTAGATGTTCATCCTATTGATGGCTTGCATTTAACGTCAAGAATTGGTCTTACTTTAAGAGACTATACAAGAGAATCGTTTTCTCAACCAGGTGGCGCGCTTGATCCTATTGTAGGAGACCCGGCCGCTCCTGGCTCTAAGACTGATAATGGATCCAAAGAATTCTATTATAGCTGGACAAACCAGGCCAGATATGATTTCTCGCTTGCCCAAGACCATAATATTGGGGTAATGGCGCTTCAGGAATTCCAGAAAAGTGATTTCAGTAGCTATTCTTTGCAGAAGAAAGGTTTCGCCAGTGCTGATTTAACTACGCAGGATAATGGAGCCTCTAACCTGGGCAATAATACTACCTCTAAATCTATCTGGACATTGTATTCTCTGGCAGGTAGCGCGGAATATAATTTCCAAAGAAGGTATTTCCTGACTGGTAGTATCAGGAGAGACGGCTCTTCCAGATTTGGTGAAAACAATAAATACGGTACTTTCTGGTCAACCAGTGCCTCTTGGTTAATGTCTCAGGAAAGCTTTTTGCAAGGGTATGATTGGTTGACCCTTTTGAAATTGAGAGCGTCTATAGGAACCGTTGGTAACTTTAGCGGTATCTCTAACTACCAGTCTTTAGGGTTGTATTCCTTTGGAAGATACGGTGGGGCCTTAACCAGCTTCCCTAGTCAGATTGCCAACCCAGACTTAACATGGGAGTCAAAGCTGAAAAGAAACGTGGGTTTGGACATGGAGTTCTTCAAATCCAGAGTGGCGCTTAGCTTAGATTATTATAATGAATACACAGATGACCTGCTCTTAGACCAGCCAGTATCCAGAACTACCGGATTTGCCTCAGTAACCAGAAACATTGGAGCAATTTCAAATAAAGGTTTAGAAGCATCCTTGAATGTAGACATTCTTCGCACTGCAGACTTTACCTGGTCTTTCAATGGTAATATTACCTATAACAGAAACAGAGTAGAGGAGTTGAATGAAGGGCAGGAGGAGATTGTGGATGCCAATACTGGTATTAACGTTTACAGACCAGGCCATGCTTACAGTACCTTCAAATTAGTACGTTGGGCAGGAGTAGATCCAGCAACAGGTGAGGCGCAGTTTTACAATAAAAATGGTGAAATCACTAAAACGTATTTAGCTTCTGATGCGGTAGTTCTTGATGGCAAAAGCAGCAATCCAGACTACTATGGTGGTTTTGGAACCAGCCTGAAATATAAAGGCGTTGACCTTTCTGCCCAGGTAAACTATACCGTAGGCGGATATACCTATAATGGTATAATGGCCACCTTGGTTTCCTGGGGACCATCACGTGCGCAGAACTTAAGCACAGATGCCTTTAACTACTGGAGACAGCCAGGCGATAATACATTTTTGCCAAAGGCCTCTGCTTCTAATACCACCAGAACCACAGACCAGTATTTGCAAGATGCTTCTTTCCTGCGCCTACGCAACGTGACCTTAGGGTACACTGTGCCTGCAAGCCTGATTAATAAGATAAAGGTTAAGAGTCTTAGAGTATATGTACAAGGGCAAAACCTATTGACCTATATTCCTAATTACTTTGGTGATCCAGAAGTGGGAACCGGTAGCGCGGAATCAGGTTTATTTATCCCTGGCCAGTATAGCCTTTACAGCTACCCTACAACCCGTCAATTTACATTTGGCTTAGATCTTAGCTTTTAA
- a CDS encoding RagB/SusD family nutrient uptake outer membrane protein → MRRKYIFMLAVGLLSFASCDSELDQEPFNSLSTGQSFRTQADFENALRGAYAGLRGATYYGGQDAGSMIITPDIISDNLIINSQGRLSQQTTYQLNYTSNSTWNIWNNAYTTILRTNYILENINNLTDGPAKNNIRAEALALRALAHFDLLRVYAKRYIGASDADLGVPYVTSTDPAQQPGRTPLKQAYSLVEADFLASETDINAANGVGRLNKAAVQGLLGRVYLYMGEWQKSVDKSTAAITNVPAANALATRAEFPLIWTDATEKDVLFKVRILDTDATPAVTVGVGYQQTVTGNVRAEYSPTCELVKQYQSTDVRTNTYIGESTYGGLTAKYVKKHVGRATGALNVVDVKVIRLSEVYLNRAEALYNLGAARQVEALADLNTIRSRRYEPFVPGAETGQALLDAILKERRLELAFEGHRFFDLKRLNQPIVRSATEGDAANCGGVPAPANARLLDAGNFRFQLPIPQAEIDANKNIIQNPGY, encoded by the coding sequence ATGAGAAGAAAATATATATTCATGCTGGCGGTAGGGCTTTTGTCCTTTGCCAGTTGCGATAGCGAGTTAGACCAGGAGCCTTTTAATTCCTTAAGTACGGGGCAGTCCTTCAGAACGCAGGCAGACTTTGAGAATGCGTTGAGAGGTGCTTACGCAGGCTTAAGGGGCGCTACCTATTACGGGGGGCAAGATGCGGGTTCTATGATTATCACCCCAGACATTATTTCTGACAATTTAATTATTAATTCACAGGGGAGGCTTTCCCAACAAACGACTTACCAATTAAATTATACGTCTAATAGTACCTGGAACATTTGGAATAACGCCTATACGACCATTCTCAGGACTAATTATATTCTGGAGAATATTAATAACCTAACTGACGGGCCTGCAAAGAATAACATTCGGGCTGAAGCCTTGGCTTTAAGGGCACTTGCTCATTTTGACTTGCTGCGAGTTTATGCGAAACGTTACATTGGTGCGTCAGATGCAGATTTAGGGGTGCCGTATGTAACCTCAACAGATCCAGCGCAACAGCCTGGCAGAACTCCTTTAAAGCAGGCCTATAGTTTAGTGGAGGCTGACTTCCTGGCTTCTGAGACGGATATAAATGCTGCTAATGGAGTAGGCCGTTTGAATAAAGCAGCGGTGCAGGGCTTGCTTGGCCGGGTATATTTATACATGGGTGAATGGCAAAAGTCAGTAGATAAGTCTACTGCAGCTATCACAAATGTTCCGGCAGCCAATGCCTTAGCCACCAGAGCAGAATTCCCTCTCATCTGGACAGATGCTACTGAGAAAGATGTTCTTTTCAAAGTGAGAATTCTGGATACAGATGCCACTCCAGCGGTTACGGTAGGTGTAGGTTATCAGCAAACAGTTACCGGAAACGTTAGAGCCGAATATAGCCCTACGTGTGAACTGGTAAAGCAATACCAATCTACAGACGTGAGAACCAATACTTATATAGGTGAATCTACTTATGGCGGCTTAACAGCCAAGTATGTGAAGAAGCATGTTGGTAGAGCTACTGGGGCCTTGAACGTGGTAGACGTAAAGGTTATTAGACTGTCTGAAGTTTATTTAAACAGGGCTGAAGCACTTTACAATTTAGGAGCAGCAAGACAAGTAGAAGCTCTGGCTGATTTGAATACCATTAGAAGCAGACGGTACGAGCCCTTTGTTCCAGGTGCTGAAACAGGGCAAGCCTTGCTTGACGCAATTTTAAAGGAAAGAAGATTAGAACTTGCCTTTGAAGGACACCGCTTCTTTGATCTGAAAAGATTAAATCAGCCTATTGTACGGTCTGCCACTGAAGGGGATGCAGCCAACTGTGGAGGTGTGCCAGCCCCGGCAAATGCCAGGCTGCTTGACGCCGGAAACTTCAGATTCCAGTTGCCTATCCCACAAGCAGAAATAGATGCTAATAAAAACATCATTCAAAACCCAGGATATTAA